In the Candidatus Saccharimonadia bacterium genome, GATCCGATCGAACGGCTATGGGGACTGATGCATCGGCACGTAACCCACAACCGCGGCTACGAGACCTACAACGAGTTCTGCCGATCTGTTCTGCATTTCCTGCGCGAGGAGGTACCGAAAAACTGGGCGGTCTTCTGCGATTCGGTCACCGACAATTTCCGCGTCATCAACCCCGCCGATTTTCGGGTTCTCAAGGCGTAGGGGTATACCTCACACAAGGCCGAAATGACTTGTGTTACCGTTTCAACAACCGAAGACGTCGTCCAAGCCCGCGGCAAGACGATCCATCGGGCTCGGGGGGCGACTGAAAGGTTGACAGCCATGAGACGGCGCGAATTTGTTGCCCTTCTCGGCAGCGCGGCTGCGCTGTCGTTGCGGCCCCTTCCCAACCGCGCACAGCAACGCACCATCCCGACGATCGGCTTTCTGCATAGCCAGTCACCCGATGGCTACGACGAGATGGTGAGCGCCTTCCCGCAGGGGCTCAAGGAACAAGGCTTCACCGTCGGCCAGAACGTCGCGATCGAATATCGCTGGG is a window encoding:
- a CDS encoding ABC transporter substrate binding protein yields the protein MRRREFVALLGSAAALSLRPLPNRAQQRTIPTIGFLHSQSPDGYDEMVSAFPQGLKEQGFTVGQNVAIEYRWANNEAARIPALATELARRPVAVIVAGGGAATAIAAKAATTTIPIVFANGADPVRQGL